Proteins from a single region of Vanessa cardui chromosome 13, ilVanCard2.1, whole genome shotgun sequence:
- the LOC124534930 gene encoding uncharacterized protein LOC124534930, with the protein MRMLRWSGGVTLKDKVRNEYVRGSFKVAPISQKISEARLRWYGHVMRRPDDHVVKKCLSIATKKRGRGRPQTTWMTNVQRDMKVLGLHEQDAQERCKWRRMIGKADPA; encoded by the coding sequence ATGCGTATGTTGCGGTGGTCAGGAGGAGTTACTCTTAAAGACAAGGTGCGCAATGAATATGTAAGGGGAAGTTTCAAAGTTGCTCCCATATCCCAAAAAATTTCTGAGGCTAGATTGAGATGGTACGGCCACGTTATGAGAAGACCGGACGATCACGTGGTTAAGAAGTGCCTTTCCATCGCTACAAAAAAGAGGGGTAGAGGAAGGCCCCAAACAACTTGGATGACAAATGTCCAAAGGGACATGAAGGTGTTGGGACTTCACGAACAAGACGCTCAAGAACGATGCAAATGGCGTCGCATGATTGGGAAAGCCGACCCCGCGTAA